The Aythya fuligula isolate bAytFul2 chromosome 7, bAytFul2.pri, whole genome shotgun sequence genome has a window encoding:
- the LOC116491463 gene encoding lipase member N-like — MWCLLVLLCSQGAAFSAGFAAPFTLGSEGRQHLKHRNPEDFMNVSEMIRYYGYPYEEYEVTTKDGYILGVFRIPSGRNMQNTGKKPAVLLHHGTFADCTYWISNLPRNSLGFILADVGYDVWLGNSRGNTWSSKHKTLKPCQKEFWQFSFHEIGIYDLPAELDFIMNKTGQKDVYYVGHSEGSTAGFVAFSTYPELAQRVKVFFALGPVATITYATSPFVKFARLPQPLIRLLLGCKGVLRQNELTKGPTTLLCATLGKLCARIFCFIAGGSIQNLNTSRTDAFVAHYPAGTSVQNTIHWHQIAHADRFQAYDYGLKENMKKYNQPTPPAYNIERISTPIAVWSGGQDKFAGPKDIAKLLSQITNLFYYKHFPEWGHLDFVWGLDATERMYRKIIELMTKYA, encoded by the exons ATGTGGTGCCTCCtcgtgctgctctgctcccagggagCTGCCTTTTCAGCAGGGTTCGCAGCACCCTTCACTCTTGGCTCAGAGGGAAGACAGCACTTGAAGCACCGCAACCCTGAAGACTTTATGAACGTT AGTGAAATGATCAGATATTACGGATACCCCTATGAGGAGTATGAAGTTACCACGAAGGATGGATATATACTTGGTGTTTTCAGAATTCCCAGTGGGAGGAACATGCAAAATACAG GGAAAAAGCCAGCAGTCTTGCTACACCATGGTACTTTTGCAGATTGCACTTACTGGATATCTAACCTGCCCAGAAACAGCCTAGGCTTCATCCTTGCAGATGTTGGCTATGATGTCTGGTTGGGAAACAGCCGAGGAAACACCTGGTCTTCAAAACACAAGACCCTTAAGCCCTGCCAGAAAGAGTTCTGGCAGTTCAG CTTCCATGAGATAGGTATATACGATCTCCCAGCTGAGCTGGACTTCATCATGAATAAAACTGGACAGAAGGATGTATATTATGTTGGTCACTCAGAGGGTTCAACTGCAG GCTTTGTAGCATTTTCTACATATCCTGAGTTGGCTCAAAGGGTTAAAGTGTTCTTTGCTTTGGGACCAGTAGCCACAATCACATATGCTACGAGTCCTTTCGTAAAGTTTGCACGTCTTCCTCAGCCACTGATCAGG TTACTTCTTGGCTGCAAAGGAGTTCTTCGCCAGAATGAACTGACAAAAGGGCCTACAACACTGCTATGCGCAACTCTGGGAAAACTTTGTGCCAGAATCTTCTGCTTCATAGCTGGGGGCAGTATACAAAATCTGAACACG AGTCGAACAGATGCATTCGTAGCACATTACCCAGCTGGAACATCAGTACAGAACACTATTCACTGGCATCAG ataGCACATGCAGACCGATTCCAGGCTTATGACTATGGcttgaaggaaaacatgaagaaatacaaCCAG CCTACTCCTCCTGCCTACAACATAGAGAGGATAAGCACACCCATTGCTGTTTGGAGTGGCGGACAAGACAAATTTGCAGGTCCAAAAGACATTGCAAAGCTACTTTCTCAGATTACTAATCTCTTTTACTATAAGCACTTTCCTGAGTGGGGACATCTTGATTTCGTCTGGGGCCTTGATGCAACTGAGAGAATGTATCGGAAAATCATTGAACTAATGACAAAATACGCTTAA